From Bacteroidota bacterium, the proteins below share one genomic window:
- a CDS encoding peptide deformylase, whose protein sequence is MILPIYAYGDPVLKKKASPIEKDHPGLKELIANMYETMYASHGVGLAAPQIGLSLRLFVTDGSPFEEDEVKDFKQVFINPQIVEEAGDPWKFNEGCLSIPHVREDVSRKETVLIEYYDEDWNFRRELFSGLAARIIQHEYDHIEGVLFTDRISPLRRRLLNKRLSDISSGNVKVDYKMRFPSQR, encoded by the coding sequence ATGATACTACCCATTTACGCTTACGGCGATCCTGTATTGAAGAAGAAGGCGAGCCCCATCGAAAAAGACCATCCGGGCCTGAAAGAGTTGATCGCCAATATGTACGAAACGATGTACGCATCCCATGGCGTCGGTTTGGCTGCGCCTCAGATCGGCCTTTCCCTGCGCCTGTTTGTAACCGATGGGTCACCGTTTGAGGAGGATGAGGTAAAGGATTTTAAGCAGGTTTTCATCAATCCGCAGATCGTTGAGGAGGCGGGTGATCCCTGGAAATTCAATGAGGGTTGCCTGAGTATTCCACACGTTCGGGAGGATGTCAGCCGAAAGGAGACCGTGTTGATCGAATATTACGACGAAGACTGGAATTTTCGGAGGGAACTCTTCTCCGGCCTTGCCGCCCGGATCATCCAACACGAATACGACCACATTGAAGGGGTGCTGTTTACCGACCGGATTTCACCGCTTCGACGCAGGTTGCTGAATAAGCGCCTAAGCGACATCAGTAGTGGTAACGTCAAAGTCGATTACAAGATGCGTTTCCCTTCCCAACGATAA
- a CDS encoding TIGR00159 family protein, with the protein MDLFKIGFLTVRLIDLIDIGIVTFLLYKLYHLLRGGVAINIFIGLLTVYALYWICVKVLNMELLGTILGQFISLGFIALIIVFQQEIRRFLVVLGTNNILAKSPFTRQLLPWNWQTQRTPLDISAIVKACRQMSKDRTGAIIVLAKSSELKYYANTGDLIDAEISQRLIESVFFKNSPLHDGAIIVVNNKIKAARCVLPVTENVELPAHLGMRHRAAIGISEHSDALALVVSEETGEISIAKEGQIRINVSLEELEKAMLEDFGAET; encoded by the coding sequence ATGGACCTTTTCAAGATCGGCTTTCTGACCGTCCGCCTGATCGACCTGATCGATATCGGGATCGTGACTTTTTTACTGTACAAACTCTACCATCTGCTGCGCGGCGGTGTCGCCATCAACATCTTCATCGGATTGCTGACGGTATATGCCTTGTACTGGATCTGTGTGAAGGTGCTCAACATGGAACTGTTGGGAACGATCCTGGGACAATTCATCAGCCTCGGATTCATCGCGCTGATCATCGTCTTCCAACAGGAGATACGCCGCTTCCTCGTCGTCCTCGGCACGAATAACATCCTCGCCAAGTCGCCTTTTACCCGGCAACTGCTGCCCTGGAACTGGCAAACCCAACGGACGCCCCTCGACATTTCCGCGATCGTCAAGGCCTGCAGGCAGATGTCGAAAGACAGGACCGGCGCCATCATCGTGTTGGCGAAGTCCTCCGAACTCAAGTACTATGCGAACACCGGCGACCTCATCGACGCGGAGATATCCCAACGCCTGATTGAGAGCGTGTTTTTCAAAAATTCCCCCCTGCACGACGGCGCCATTATCGTGGTCAACAACAAGATCAAAGCCGCTCGATGCGTATTACCGGTCACGGAAAACGTAGAACTACCTGCTCATCTGGGAATGCGTCATCGCGCGGCGATCGGCATCTCGGAGCATAGCGATGCACTCGCGCTGGTCGTCTCTGAAGAAACCGGGGAAATCTCGATAGCCAAAGAAGGTCAGATCCGCATCAACGTGAGCCTGGAGGAACTCGAAAAAGCGATGCTGGAAGATTTCGGAGCCGAGACCTGA
- a CDS encoding tetratricopeptide repeat protein, which translates to MRGYSLLISFCFLLLQACTSPQQKLRDAIAAGEQRLINDSTRLPDLAMAEKVSHLYVQYANEYKDDTLSAEYLFRAGDLANGMRHFDDAVTYYRRLRTEYPQHRKVAAALFMEAFNLQTGLNRNEEARTCYLEFLAKYPSHPMAEAARLSVDQINSGLSDEELVRMFEAKNDSLAAGK; encoded by the coding sequence ATGCGCGGGTATTCTCTCTTGATTTCTTTCTGCTTCCTGCTGCTGCAGGCTTGTACGTCACCCCAGCAAAAGTTACGGGACGCAATTGCGGCAGGTGAGCAAAGACTGATCAACGATTCGACACGTTTGCCGGATCTGGCCATGGCCGAAAAGGTGTCGCATCTGTATGTTCAATACGCGAACGAGTATAAGGACGATACCCTTTCGGCGGAATACCTCTTCCGGGCTGGAGATCTTGCAAACGGTATGCGTCACTTCGATGATGCGGTGACCTACTATCGGCGACTTCGCACCGAATATCCGCAGCACCGGAAGGTCGCTGCCGCCTTGTTCATGGAGGCGTTCAATTTACAGACGGGCTTGAACCGTAATGAAGAAGCGCGGACCTGCTACCTGGAATTCCTGGCGAAGTATCCGTCGCATCCGATGGCCGAAGCAGCCCGCTTGTCAGTAGATCAGATCAATTCCGGCTTGTCGGATGAGGAGCTCGTGCGCATGTTCGAGGCGAAAAACGACTCGCTGGCTGCAGGGAAATAA